The Thioflexithrix psekupsensis genomic interval TAAAACAATCGACTCGCCATGATTTATTGCGTTATCGGGGTTTAACTGGAGATAAGGTGGTGGGTGCGATTGCTGAAGTGCCATTAATGGCGTGGCAGGTGGTGACAGAATTACCAGAGCGAGAAGTACAATTAGAATTATATACGTTATTTATCAGTATGTTATTATCATTAATTGTGGCCATCATTTTTGCGGTATTATTAAGTTTGCGTTTTATTCGCCATTTAATTCGCCCGTTAAATACATTAACCCAAGCGGCCTCTCGCATTAGCGATGGGAATTTAAATATTCGGGTGCGCATCAATGCCAAGCATGAAATGGGCATTTTGGCACATACTTTTAATCAAATGGTGACGCAACTTCAGACTTTATTTGAGCAATTAGAAGAAAACATTGCCCGCGCCAATCACGCCAATCAGGCTAAAAGCACTTTTTTAGCGAATGTCAGTCATGAATTGCGCACACCATTGAATGCCGTATTAGGTTATGCGCAAATCTTGTTAAAAGACCCGCAATTAACCGAACAACAACGCAATGGATTAGAAGTCATTTTGCATAATGGACGCTATTTATTAACCTTGATCAGCGATATTTTAGACTTTTCTAAAATCGAATCAGGACGATTGCAATTATTAGAACAAGATTTTAATTTGCCTAATGTGTTAAAAAACTTAACCGTTTTATTTAAAGACCGAGCAGAAAGTAAAGGCTTAATTTTTCACGATCAAATCAGTGATCAATTACCCCAAGCAGTTTTTGGTGATGAACGGCGATTGCGGCAAATTTTAAGTCATTTATTAAGCAATGCGGTTAAATTTACCAGTGAAGGAGAGATTTATTTTCGCGTGCAAGCAGAAAATTATCACATTCGCTTTGACATTATTGATACGGGAATCGGCATTGCGGCCGAAGATATAGCGACGATTTTACAACCTTTTCAACAAATGAGTGATATTAACAATAAATCGGCGGGAACGGGTTTAGGTTTAGCCATGAGTTATCGCTTAATTCAAATGATGGGGGGAGAATTGCAAGTGGAAAGTAGGGTGGCACAGGGCAGTCGTTTTTACTTCACCTTGCCGCTAAAACCAGCGTTAGATGCTGCGTCAGTGGCGCATGATGTGGAAGAGATGCCTTTGCCTAAAATGCCGATGAGCGAACCTGCTCTTGATTCTCGTGAGGAATCTGAGCCGTTGCCTTTAACCAGTGAAGATGCCGAACAGCTTTATGACGCGGTGAATATGGGCGATATTACGGGAATTTTAAGCCAAATCGAAGCCCTCGCCCAACGAGACAGCCGCTTACAAGATTTTGCCGACCGAGTGCGCGCTTTGGCACAAGCCTTTGATGAAGAAGCGATTTGTCGTTTGATTGAACCGTATCGATAGAGGGTTAGTGGGGAAAATAGTTTTATTTAAACCATTAACGGTGTTGTCTGACCATTTTTGCTAAAAGTTTTGCTGCGTTTTTTATGTCTTCAGATTGATTAGGGTTAGATTTTTTTTCTAAACTAGCAATAAATACTTTTTCAGCCGTTGCATAAAAATAAACTCGTAAAGCGACTGGTGTATAAACCCTTAGTTCATATACTTTTGTTTTTTCATCAGGACTAACATCTTTTACCATTTGTTTATTAGGATATAAAAGAAATCCTTCACATTTAGCACGTTCAAATAAATTAAAAATAGACTCCTTTTCATCATTAGACAACAACGAAAATGCTTTTTCAAATTTACTTGAAAATTTAGCATTTAGTAATAGCTCAATTTTACTTAAAAAATTAGCATTGCAAAATGTTTGATTCTGGATATAGTCTTCAATAAAAGAAACATTGCATTTAAATTCTGACTCTTTCTCTGCACAAAATAGATTATTAATAAATAGTTTTTCGCTCCGATCTCTATTAACCAGTTCTAATTGATTAATTTTTAAATCATCGGATAATGCCACACTCAATAATAAACCATTTTGACGAGCAATTTGTAGCAAATATAAAACTTTTTTTTCTCCAGTTTCAGCAAGAAAAAAATAATCTTGTTCTAATAGTTTTTCTTCATCAATTAGACAAAATTTTTCTATTGGATATTTGATAAAGTAGGCATAAGCAAGCCTTTTCAGGTCTTTATTTTCTAATTTATCAATGGCTTCTGCCAATGAAAATTTTCCCAATGACAATTGTTCAGGCATTTTCTCTATAATAACACCTTTCTCAATTTTGAGTTTTTCATTGTCAAGTAAACGGCTATAAGCTATACCAAAAAGATAGGGTTCGTAGAATTCTTATTTTGTCAGAATCAGAATTTACAGACACAAGAATTTTCAAAATTTATTCTTGCAAGTCGCTTATTTTAAACAGATTTTTTATTCTTTAATTCTGAAAATCATGAAATTCTGTAAATTCTGATTCTGACAGAAAAAATTTTATGAATGACTTAATTTTGGTATATCAAAGTTTGAGAAAAATAGGCATTAAAAAGAGTGATATTTTCGCAATATGGCAATAATTCACTATTAAAGAAAAAAGTGTGCATTTTTACTCGTTAAGAATTAAAGAAGTTTACGTGCATTGATTTCAAATTGATCAAAAAAACCTTGAGGACAATTATCCATTCGGCCGTTTTCATCAATGTTGATTTTCTCAATTTCAGTGTTTGATTGATTATTCAATTCAAACCAATAAACTCTGAGCAGTTTATGAAAATCTTTTTTGCTATTTTTAGCATAAATCCGAATGGCATCAAACAAATGATCACTGTGTGTTTCAATGAGGATTTGTGTATTAATTTCTTTTGCTGCTTCAGCAGATAATGCAATAAGTTTTGCAATTTCAGTTTGCCCTCGCGGATGGAGATGCGCTTCAGGGTTCTCTATCATAATCATACAGTTAGGCTTTACGCTTGCCAATAATAAAGTGACAATTACAGGTAAAGTATAGCTTAATCCAAATCCCACATTTTTTGCTCTAAAGCCATTAAAAGTGGCGAAAGAACTGTCACTCAGTCTTTGCAGTTGATAATTAAATTTAACATTAGGAGAAACCAATTTTAACCATGCTTCTACGTTGTGACCAAAAGTCTCTCCTTTTGAAAAAGGATGTTGCATTGATTCTGGTAAAATTAGCTCACTAT includes:
- a CDS encoding AAA family ATPase, coding for MINHLELDGFKSFVLDNIEFGTLTLLTGLNSCGKSSVIQALLMLEKMAKQQEYLLDGHGDIQELKNPYCQYMEVTAETTEGCVFKIPLSEPNNNPRDFPKLIYISADRFGSELFLPIFSGNNFDLGRKGENIFKCIDENSELILPESMQHPFSKGETFGHNVEAWLKLVSPNVKFNYQLQRLSDSSFATFNGFRAKNVGFGLSYTLPVIVTLLLASVKPNCMIMIENPEAHLHPRGQTEIAKLIALSAEAAKEINTQILIETHSDHLFDAIRIYAKNSKKDFHKLLRVYWFELNNQSNTEIEKINIDENGRMDNCPQGFFDQFEINARKLL
- a CDS encoding sensor histidine kinase gives rise to the protein MFDKLSISNQLRWGILLLVMLCLLMSGSLLLYLSQQQQLQQAGRLQNAQAAAVARQIGLYAVDLTAKLKYVAKIQSLLQFPIETQTALLTALYQHHEAYDSVALFNRQGEIILSVGAFDAYLTKDLVPHSTLHQFLMDGEKSNKNSLFLPIEMQQETSQLISYFAVIVNDSLNKIDGLLVVRFNLDFLNFIVSQLNIGQHGYAYILDREHRLIAYKDRLAEQIADIKLLDSFENKSFLPHLKQSTRHDLLRYRGLTGDKVVGAIAEVPLMAWQVVTELPEREVQLELYTLFISMLLSLIVAIIFAVLLSLRFIRHLIRPLNTLTQAASRISDGNLNIRVRINAKHEMGILAHTFNQMVTQLQTLFEQLEENIARANHANQAKSTFLANVSHELRTPLNAVLGYAQILLKDPQLTEQQRNGLEVILHNGRYLLTLISDILDFSKIESGRLQLLEQDFNLPNVLKNLTVLFKDRAESKGLIFHDQISDQLPQAVFGDERRLRQILSHLLSNAVKFTSEGEIYFRVQAENYHIRFDIIDTGIGIAAEDIATILQPFQQMSDINNKSAGTGLGLAMSYRLIQMMGGELQVESRVAQGSRFYFTLPLKPALDAASVAHDVEEMPLPKMPMSEPALDSREESEPLPLTSEDAEQLYDAVNMGDITGILSQIEALAQRDSRLQDFADRVRALAQAFDEEAICRLIEPYR